The nucleotide sequence GCCGAAGCCCAGCTCACGATCTGGATTTTGCAACAATTGAATTTGATGTAGCCATTGATCATCGAGTTGATATTGACTCGAATCTCGTTGCCAAGCGTCTAAGGCGCTGCGATAACTGTTGAGAACAGTCACATTATATTCATCAGACTTGAGCAGTGGCTCAATATAGAAGCTATCTACATTCGCTTTTATAAGCTCAGGGAGCGCCTCAAGCAAGCAAATATCATCCGGACTCATCACGTGTGTGCCATTATCATCCTCATAGACAGGAAACTTCTCATCCGGTCGTTCAGTTTCAACGAGGAATAGTCCGTTGTCTGCTCCCTTACGAATTAACCTTGCTTCCTTACCCAGATGCTCCATATAGCTCTGCAACAAATTCCGATGGGAATGATATATGTTGGTCATCCCGTGTACTTGAACTTGCAACTCCATCTCGATTTGACTGCGCAGATCAATAATTTCATCTTCGTTCAGTTCTCTTGCGATAATGGCGCGGACAGCTCCACGACGTCCCCAATATGCAGATGTCGCCGAATTCGTTCCCGTCATCTCTGCATTCCATTGCATCTTTAGCTGTGGCGTATATTGACGCACATTCATAAGCACTGCAGGATCGCCAAATACGATCGCATCTGCTCCAGCATCTTGAACAACCTTTAAATAATCCGGAATATCCGCGAGTTCATCATTCCGAAATAGACGATTCATATTAACATAAGCTTTCGCACCTAACTGATGAGCGAGCTTTACTGCCTCTTTTAATTGATTCGCTTTAATATCTCCGGGCAACCTCATCCCGAATTTGGCCTCACCAATTAATACCGCTGAAGCGCCCGCTTGTATGAAGCGTTGCATTTGCTCCAGAGATCCCGCTGAAATTAACAGTTCTGGGATCGATGCTGTCATCGTTATTCACCTCCGGTAAATCTTCGACCCGGCATAGGCGTCTCATCATCTCTCAAGAGGTGATCTGTCGCTAATCCCGGGTCGGCTGCACTGTTTCACGAGTGCTTATCAATCTATTTCTTTTCGTTCTTTTCACTTAACTGAATATTTTTCTGATGTTGCTTAAATGTAACTGCGAACAGATGACTATTCGTACCGTCTTTCTTCGTCACGTAGTATACGTAGTCTGTCTCATCCGGATACAGCGCTGCTTCAATCGACTTATAACTCGGTGCAGCAATCGGTCCAGGTGGCAACCCTTGCTGTAAATACGTGTTATATGGGCTTTCAACTTTCAAGTCCGCGGTAAGCAGCTTTTCCTTCTGCTTATCAAGCAAGTATTGGATCGTCGCATCAATTTGTAACGGCATTCCAAGACCGAGTCGATTATGGATAACACTCGAAACAATCGGACGTTCTTCATCTACAACAACTTCACGCTCTATCAATGAAGCAATGGTGAGTAGCTGGTGTACAGTCATGCCTCGCTCTTCTAACGTCAATTGCCATTCCTCTGGCAACTGGTCTAGCTTGCGATCAAGCTCTGCTAGCATGCGATTAATGATCTCGGCTTCTGTACTATCACGCTTCATCTCATACGTATCTGGGAATAAATAGCCTTCTAACGGATATCTTAGGTTGATGTCTTTGGATAACTCGCTCGTCCAAATCGAACCGGACCATAGCTCTGGTTTCGCTGCTACATCCAAAAACTTAGCTTTATCCACTAACCCTGCGTCCGCTAATCTTGAAGCAGTCTGCTCAACAGTGAAGCCTTCTGGAATCGTAAAGCGTATCGTAGCTTCCGCAATAATATCCCCTGCATTTAACTTCG is from Candidatus Cohnella colombiensis and encodes:
- a CDS encoding U32 family peptidase, which translates into the protein MTASIPELLISAGSLEQMQRFIQAGASAVLIGEAKFGMRLPGDIKANQLKEAVKLAHQLGAKAYVNMNRLFRNDELADIPDYLKVVQDAGADAIVFGDPAVLMNVRQYTPQLKMQWNAEMTGTNSATSAYWGRRGAVRAIIARELNEDEIIDLRSQIEMELQVQVHGMTNIYHSHRNLLQSYMEHLGKEARLIRKGADNGLFLVETERPDEKFPVYEDDNGTHVMSPDDICLLEALPELIKANVDSFYIEPLLKSDEYNVTVLNSYRSALDAWQRDSSQYQLDDQWLHQIQLLQNPDRELGFGFLYKEQVY
- the mltG gene encoding endolytic transglycosylase MltG translates to MALAIVIGIGSSVLLYVWNGLRSVSPSSPIEVTISSGMRAKSVAELLEQKGLIRNAFLFSGWLKLKGEGSRFQAGVYELTPGMTRDEIVAKLNAGDIIAEATIRFTIPEGFTVEQTASRLADAGLVDKAKFLDVAAKPELWSGSIWTSELSKDINLRYPLEGYLFPDTYEMKRDSTEAEIINRMLAELDRKLDQLPEEWQLTLEERGMTVHQLLTIASLIEREVVVDEERPIVSSVIHNRLGLGMPLQIDATIQYLLDKQKEKLLTADLKVESPYNTYLQQGLPPGPIAAPSYKSIEAALYPDETDYVYYVTKKDGTNSHLFAVTFKQHQKNIQLSEKNEKK